One segment of Anastrepha obliqua isolate idAnaObli1 chromosome 3, idAnaObli1_1.0, whole genome shotgun sequence DNA contains the following:
- the LOC129241517 gene encoding replication protein A 32 kDa subunit encodes MEMDSSIGGSLGATQSSAKGSSASAEGIAPVFIKQIILSQEGNFLMFGMSFGMITCVAVVRSIDISSTKITYTLEDLSGQIEAHYWLEEGDTLKAPDVMLNNYVKLYGSVRTQGHQKMLMVFKMFAIMNSNEVCTHVLEVLNARYKSEDFATKSSDKISTNIEASGLNPNNIGGNNYLGLEGKQLAVLQAVKNNITTEGISRKELQLKFSHISANEINSIIEFLISEGHIYSSFDADHFVSSE; translated from the exons ATGGAAATGGATTCGTCTA TTGGTGGGAGCTTAGGAGCAACACAAAGTAGTGCCAAGGGAAGCTCTGCTTCGGCTGAG GGTATTGCTCCGgtgtttattaaacaaattattctATCGCAAGAAGGAAATTTCCTAATGTTTGGGATGTCGTTTGGAATGATAACATGTGTAGCTGTTGTTCGTTCAATAGATATATCATCTACTAAAATCACCTATACCCTGGAGGATCTCTCTGGACAAATTGAAGCACACTATTGGTTGGAAGAAGGCGACACTTTGAAGGCTCCTGACGTTATGCTAAACAATTACGTCAAACTCTATGGTAGTGTTCGTACGCAGGGCCATCAAAAAATGTTGAtggtttttaaaatgtttgccatTATGAATTCAAACGAAGTTTGTACTCATGTGTTAGAAGTACTTAATGCTCGATATAAATCTGAAGATTTCGCTACGAAGTCCTCTGATAAAATAAGTACTAATATTGAAGCGAGTGGTCTCAATCCGAATAATATAGGAGGAAATAATTACCTTGGCTTAGAGGGGAAACAGTTGGCTGTTCTTCAAGCTGTTAAGAACAATATAACTACGGAAGGTATTAGCCGGAAAGAATTGCAGCTAAAATTTAGTCACATCAGCGCCAACGAGATTAA CTCCATAATCGAGTTTTTGATTTCTGAAGGCCATATATATTCCAGTTTTGATGCTGATCATTTTGTAAGTTCAGAGTAA